The Gordonibacter urolithinfaciens genome contains a region encoding:
- the ileS gene encoding isoleucine--tRNA ligase, producing MANSYKETMNLPKTDFAMRANLPENEPKRLAKWEEERIYERVLEKNKDGKPFILHDGPPYANGPIHIGHAFNKILKDFVNKSHAQRGFFTPYVPGWDCHGQPIEHMVEKTLGPEKMAKIDQPTLRRLCREWAEKYVDVQREGFKRLGVNGDWEHPYLTFTPNYEAGNVEVFKKMYLDGSVYRGRKPIHWCKRCHTALAEAEIEYSDETSPSIFVKFKMDLMPGMFEAAGAVGDAFVLIWTTTPWTLPANTAVSLAPDADYVMVVADGSNMIMARELVEQVAEIAGWESYDLVRGADGEPVALKGREFTGLTYTCPIRQDLKGTVIYGDHVTLDSGTGAVHTAPGHGQDDYLVALEFDVPLLMPVDDNGVLTDEAGPFAGLDVDEANPAIIEWLRERGTLVAQKEILHSYPHCWRCHEPVIFRATDQWFVSMDKNSLREDALDAIDHKVEWIPAWAKNRIGSMVADRPDWCISRQRSWGVPIPVFKCAKCGNTVATAETFDAVIDLFYREGADAWFTHEPSDYLPRGVKCETCGCSELVPEKDILDVWWESGVSHTSVLKHREAEGLRFPADMYLEGSDQHRGWFQSSLLTSMGAYGVPPYKSVMHCGFTMDAEGKKMSKSAGNGVDPADVMAKSGADVLRLWVASVDYSQDVNIGDEILERTSEAYRRIRNTMRFLLGSLSDFDDLKHTVTDWNALEPVDQWAMVRLWHLLVDVERAYDEYKFHVVYRAVYDYIVGDLSAVYMDATKDRVYSEAPDSPRRRAAQTVLMNIVEVLVRVLAPVLSFTTDEVWEHYPEAIRSREGRPGNVQLAGWPEKSDFAPSLPDDADAERIAEDFGIILGVREIATKALEDARGQKVVNKSQEADVTVTAPRSVLDHVERYDAAVFEELFIVASVSFVEGEELSAEVRKTTAEKCPRCWNYRALGGNPSHPDVCERCGDVLDAIGYEEAGSDA from the coding sequence GTGGCGAACAGTTACAAGGAAACGATGAACCTGCCCAAGACCGACTTCGCGATGCGGGCGAACCTGCCCGAGAACGAGCCGAAGCGCCTCGCGAAGTGGGAGGAAGAGCGCATCTACGAGCGCGTGCTGGAGAAGAACAAGGACGGCAAGCCCTTCATCCTGCACGACGGCCCCCCGTACGCCAACGGCCCCATCCACATCGGCCATGCCTTCAACAAGATCCTCAAGGACTTCGTGAACAAGTCCCATGCGCAGCGCGGCTTCTTCACGCCGTACGTGCCGGGCTGGGACTGCCACGGCCAGCCCATCGAGCACATGGTGGAGAAGACCCTCGGGCCCGAGAAGATGGCGAAGATCGACCAGCCCACGCTGCGCCGCCTGTGCCGCGAGTGGGCCGAGAAGTACGTCGACGTGCAGCGCGAGGGCTTCAAGCGCCTCGGCGTGAACGGCGACTGGGAGCACCCCTACCTCACGTTCACTCCGAACTACGAGGCGGGCAACGTCGAGGTGTTCAAGAAGATGTACCTGGACGGCTCGGTGTACCGCGGCCGCAAGCCCATCCACTGGTGCAAGCGCTGCCACACCGCGCTCGCCGAGGCCGAGATCGAGTACTCCGACGAGACGTCGCCGTCCATCTTCGTGAAGTTCAAGATGGACCTCATGCCCGGCATGTTCGAGGCCGCGGGTGCTGTGGGCGACGCCTTCGTGCTCATCTGGACCACCACGCCCTGGACGCTGCCGGCGAACACGGCCGTGTCGCTGGCCCCCGACGCCGACTACGTCATGGTGGTCGCCGACGGCTCCAACATGATCATGGCGCGCGAGCTGGTGGAGCAGGTGGCCGAGATCGCGGGCTGGGAGTCCTACGACCTCGTGCGCGGCGCCGACGGCGAGCCCGTCGCGCTCAAGGGCCGCGAGTTCACGGGACTGACCTACACGTGCCCCATCCGCCAGGACCTCAAGGGCACCGTCATCTACGGCGACCACGTCACGCTCGACTCGGGCACGGGCGCGGTGCACACCGCCCCCGGCCACGGCCAGGACGACTACCTGGTGGCGCTGGAGTTCGACGTGCCGCTGCTCATGCCGGTGGACGACAACGGCGTGCTCACCGACGAGGCGGGCCCCTTCGCGGGCCTCGACGTGGACGAGGCGAACCCGGCCATCATCGAGTGGCTGCGCGAGCGCGGCACGCTCGTGGCCCAGAAGGAGATCCTGCACAGTTACCCGCACTGCTGGCGCTGCCACGAGCCGGTCATCTTCCGCGCCACCGACCAGTGGTTCGTGTCCATGGACAAGAACTCGCTGCGCGAGGACGCCCTCGACGCCATCGACCACAAGGTGGAGTGGATCCCCGCGTGGGCGAAGAACCGCATCGGGTCCATGGTGGCCGACCGCCCCGACTGGTGCATCTCGCGCCAGCGCTCATGGGGCGTGCCCATCCCCGTGTTCAAGTGCGCCAAGTGCGGCAACACGGTGGCCACCGCCGAGACGTTCGACGCGGTGATCGACCTGTTCTACCGCGAGGGCGCCGACGCGTGGTTCACGCACGAGCCGTCCGACTACCTGCCGCGCGGCGTGAAGTGCGAGACCTGCGGCTGCTCCGAGCTCGTCCCCGAGAAGGACATCCTCGACGTGTGGTGGGAGAGCGGCGTGTCGCACACCTCCGTGCTGAAGCACCGCGAGGCCGAGGGCCTGCGCTTCCCGGCCGACATGTACCTCGAAGGCTCCGACCAGCATCGCGGCTGGTTCCAGTCGTCCCTGCTCACCAGCATGGGCGCCTACGGCGTGCCGCCGTACAAGTCCGTCATGCACTGCGGATTCACGATGGACGCCGAGGGCAAGAAGATGTCGAAGTCGGCCGGAAACGGCGTCGACCCGGCGGACGTCATGGCGAAGAGCGGCGCCGACGTGCTGCGCCTGTGGGTGGCCAGCGTCGATTACTCCCAGGACGTGAACATCGGCGACGAGATCCTCGAGCGCACGAGCGAGGCGTACCGCCGCATCCGCAACACGATGCGCTTCCTGCTGGGCAGCTTGAGCGACTTCGACGACTTGAAGCATACGGTCACCGACTGGAATGCGCTTGAACCCGTCGACCAGTGGGCCATGGTGCGCCTGTGGCACCTGCTCGTCGACGTGGAGCGCGCCTACGACGAATACAAGTTCCATGTGGTGTACCGCGCGGTGTACGACTACATCGTGGGCGACCTCTCGGCCGTGTACATGGACGCGACGAAGGACCGCGTGTACTCCGAGGCGCCCGACTCGCCGCGCCGCCGCGCCGCGCAGACCGTGCTCATGAACATCGTCGAGGTGCTCGTGCGCGTCCTCGCGCCGGTGCTGTCGTTCACCACTGACGAGGTGTGGGAGCACTATCCCGAGGCCATCCGCTCGCGCGAGGGACGTCCCGGAAACGTGCAGCTGGCCGGCTGGCCCGAGAAGTCCGACTTCGCGCCCTCGCTGCCGGACGATGCGGACGCCGAGCGCATCGCCGAGGACTTCGGCATCATCCTCGGGGTGCGCGAGATCGCGACGAAGGCGCTCGAGGACGCGCGCGGCCAGAAGGTCGTCAACAAGAGCCAGGAGGCCGATGTGACCGTGACGGCCCCGCGCTCGGTGCTCGACCACGTGGAGCGCTACGACGCCGCCGTGTTCGAGGAGCTGTTCATCGTGGCGTCCGTGTCGTTCGTCGAAGGCGAGGAACTCTCGGCCGAGGTGCGCAAGACGACCGCCGAGAAGTGCCCGCGCTGCTGGAACTACCGCGCGCTCGGCGGCAACCCGAGCCATCCGGATGTGTGCGAGCGCTGCGGCGACGTGCTCGACGCCATCGGCTACGAGGAAGCGGGGTCGGACGCTTGA
- the dinB gene encoding DNA polymerase IV, with product MKEEFPQTAAPAPGDRPSRPRAGEAPARPLPLEPWEGPAILLVDLDAFFASVEQLDHPAWRGKPVIVGGDADKHGVVSTASYEARPYGVRSAMPSSTARRLCPDAVWTHGRFDRYREVSNAIMAILRSETPHVQQVSIDEAFLDVTPTAVNREHPVRVAQRIQRRVEELGVTCSIGAGTSKTIAKIASDMDKPRGLTVVYPGSERDFLAPLPVRAMSGIGASAEEKLRSRGIRTLGQLADADLRMLERVFGKLGRVMHVRANGGDDAPVEQDDAVKSVSNEMTFATDLTRREDVEAAIATMAAKVGRRLRRKGLRGRTLALRVKFDDLSVRSVQRQLPQPSDDELAYTPLLYAMVDEVWRPGTPLRLIGVGMSGFAEEGAVQESLFDVAEAAPSADDVEPVVRDERKRRGLIEATDLVKDRFGEAAVRFGHELRNEGNTTGSSSKNPADYK from the coding sequence ATGAAGGAAGAATTCCCGCAGACCGCCGCGCCCGCACCGGGCGACCGCCCCTCCCGCCCGCGGGCGGGGGAAGCCCCGGCGCGCCCGCTGCCGCTCGAGCCGTGGGAGGGGCCGGCCATCCTGCTGGTAGACCTGGACGCGTTCTTCGCCTCGGTCGAGCAGCTGGACCATCCCGCCTGGCGCGGCAAGCCCGTCATCGTGGGCGGCGACGCGGACAAGCACGGCGTGGTGTCCACCGCCTCCTACGAGGCGCGGCCCTACGGGGTGAGAAGCGCCATGCCCTCGTCGACGGCGCGCCGCCTGTGCCCCGACGCCGTCTGGACGCACGGACGCTTCGACCGCTACCGCGAGGTGTCCAACGCCATCATGGCCATCCTGCGCTCCGAGACGCCGCACGTGCAGCAGGTGAGCATCGACGAGGCGTTCCTGGACGTCACGCCTACCGCGGTGAACCGCGAGCACCCGGTGCGCGTGGCCCAGCGCATCCAGCGGCGCGTGGAGGAGCTGGGGGTGACGTGCTCCATCGGCGCGGGGACCTCCAAGACCATCGCGAAGATCGCCTCGGACATGGACAAGCCGCGCGGCCTCACCGTGGTCTACCCCGGCAGCGAGCGCGACTTTTTGGCGCCGTTGCCCGTGCGAGCGATGAGCGGCATCGGCGCGTCGGCCGAGGAGAAGCTGAGATCGCGCGGCATCCGCACGCTCGGGCAGCTTGCCGACGCCGACCTGCGCATGCTCGAGCGCGTGTTCGGCAAGCTGGGGCGCGTTATGCACGTGAGGGCGAACGGCGGCGACGACGCGCCGGTGGAGCAGGACGACGCCGTGAAGTCGGTTTCCAACGAGATGACGTTCGCGACGGACCTCACCCGCCGAGAGGACGTGGAGGCCGCCATCGCCACGATGGCCGCGAAGGTGGGGCGCCGCCTTCGCCGCAAGGGCCTGCGCGGCCGCACGCTCGCCCTGCGCGTGAAGTTCGACGACCTGAGCGTGCGCTCGGTGCAGCGCCAGCTGCCGCAGCCGAGCGACGACGAGCTGGCCTACACGCCGCTGCTCTACGCCATGGTCGACGAGGTGTGGCGCCCCGGCACGCCGCTGCGCCTCATCGGCGTGGGCATGAGCGGCTTCGCGGAGGAGGGCGCCGTGCAGGAGAGCCTCTTCGACGTGGCCGAGGCGGCGCCGTCCGCCGACGACGTGGAGCCCGTCGTGCGCGACGAGCGCAAGCGCCGCGGCCTCATCGAGGCCACCGACCTCGTGAAGGACCGCTTCGGCGAGGCCGCCGTCCGCTTCGGCCACGAGCTGCGCAACGAGGGGAACACCACCGGCTCGTCCAGCAAGAACCCGGCGGATTACAAGTAA
- a CDS encoding DUF308 domain-containing protein produces MTTVSSVKDVKDSRISVQVAVISMLLVPVAGVSCLLFPSLAEEALPWYLGVPMVVSAIGSIVAVARERDADAGRESLGSAIVLCVLGLVIIVHGANSTVFIGIVWGLLGLQKAARTFDGIFSDIRHKRPFAVALAFCVLQFVLSVLLILNPFANIEHHLIVLGIELILYPFKLHREHGKLKVEAEA; encoded by the coding sequence ATGACCACCGTCTCGTCCGTCAAAGACGTGAAGGACAGCAGGATAAGCGTGCAGGTTGCCGTGATCTCCATGCTGCTGGTGCCCGTGGCGGGCGTGAGCTGCCTGCTGTTCCCCTCCCTTGCCGAGGAGGCGCTTCCGTGGTACCTGGGCGTGCCGATGGTGGTCTCGGCCATCGGCAGCATCGTGGCCGTCGCACGCGAGCGCGACGCGGACGCGGGCCGCGAGAGCCTGGGCTCGGCCATCGTGCTGTGCGTCCTCGGCCTGGTCATCATCGTGCATGGGGCGAACTCCACCGTTTTTATCGGCATCGTATGGGGCCTCTTGGGCCTGCAGAAAGCCGCGCGCACGTTCGACGGCATCTTCTCCGACATCAGGCACAAGCGTCCCTTCGCCGTAGCGCTCGCGTTCTGCGTGCTGCAGTTCGTGCTGTCGGTGCTGCTCATACTGAACCCGTTTGCCAACATCGAGCACCATCTCATCGTGCTGGGCATCGAGCTCATCCTCTACCCCTTCAAGCTGCACCGCGAGCACGGCAAGCTGAAAGTCGAGGCCGAGGCGTAG
- a CDS encoding heavy metal translocating P-type ATPase — MKQTFDVTGMTCAACSARVEKAVRAVGGVSDVAVNLLKNSMEVDSDGAPETLSAVVAAVEKAGYGALPRQAKGAGPACGVQAGAPSPMGAAAAEAKQVRQRLVVSFAFTIPLFYISMGHMFGWPLPGFLLGERNIMAFGLTQLLLLAPVVFVNFKFFRVGFKTLFRGAPNMDSLIALGSTAATVYGVYALYRIAYALGAGDVHGAHAAGMDLYFESAAMILTLITLGKYFEARAKGRTTDAIATLMDLAPKTAVRVSADGTQEQILADDVREGDVLAVRAGEGVPVDGVVVDGAASVDESAITGESVPVDKAPGDPVTGATVSRTGYFTMRATRVGDDTTLAGIIRLVDEATSSKAPIEKIADRISGVFVPVVIVIALAAFAVWMVLGAGLETALSHAISVLVISCPCALGLATPTAIMVGTGRGAKSGILVKSAEALEGAHDVRTVVLDKTGTVTEGAPSVTDVITAPGVPEGRLLATALAVEHLSEHPLARAVCGFAQARGTAADARIEGFMQVPGEGLSATVDGAAVLAGNLRMMEARGVDAGEMGARARRLADDGKTPLFFAADGRLLGVIAVADTVKPTSRAAVAELSAMGIRTVMLTGDNERTAAAIQREVGADEVIAGVLPEGKEREIRRLAQGGRVAMVGDGINDAPALARADIGIAIGAGTDVAIESADVVLMRSDLMDVPAAIQLSRATLRNIKQNLFWALVYNAVCIPVAAGALAFAGVNLNPMIAAAAMSLSSVCVVSNALRLRGWQPRFTAAAPPAARPSTLAAGEESGGKEIEGGAAAPAGKEIVMEKVLHVEGMMCQHCVARVKKALEAVDGVKEAVVDLDAKTAVARLAREVDDATLKAAVEEQDYEVTGVE, encoded by the coding sequence TTGAAGCAGACATTCGACGTGACCGGCATGACGTGCGCGGCGTGCTCGGCGCGCGTGGAGAAGGCCGTGCGCGCCGTGGGCGGCGTATCCGACGTTGCCGTGAACCTGCTGAAAAACAGCATGGAGGTGGACTCCGACGGCGCGCCCGAGACGCTCTCGGCCGTGGTCGCGGCCGTGGAGAAAGCCGGCTACGGCGCCTTGCCGCGCCAGGCCAAGGGCGCGGGCCCTGCGTGCGGCGTCCAGGCGGGAGCCCCCTCGCCGATGGGCGCGGCGGCTGCGGAGGCCAAGCAGGTAAGGCAGCGGCTCGTCGTGTCGTTCGCGTTCACCATCCCGCTGTTCTATATCTCCATGGGCCATATGTTCGGCTGGCCGCTGCCGGGGTTCCTGCTGGGCGAGCGGAACATCATGGCGTTCGGCCTCACTCAGCTTCTGCTGCTCGCGCCCGTGGTGTTCGTGAACTTCAAGTTCTTCCGCGTGGGCTTCAAGACGCTCTTCCGCGGCGCGCCCAACATGGACTCGCTCATCGCGCTCGGCTCCACGGCGGCCACGGTGTACGGCGTGTACGCGCTGTACCGCATTGCCTACGCGCTCGGCGCGGGCGATGTGCACGGGGCGCATGCGGCCGGCATGGACCTGTACTTCGAGAGCGCGGCCATGATCCTCACGCTCATCACGCTGGGCAAGTACTTCGAGGCGCGCGCGAAGGGCCGCACGACCGATGCCATCGCCACGCTCATGGACCTGGCGCCCAAGACGGCCGTGCGCGTCTCCGCCGACGGCACCCAGGAGCAGATCCTGGCCGACGACGTGCGCGAGGGCGACGTGCTGGCGGTGCGCGCGGGCGAGGGCGTGCCGGTGGACGGCGTGGTGGTGGACGGCGCGGCGTCGGTGGACGAATCGGCCATCACCGGCGAGTCGGTGCCAGTCGACAAGGCGCCCGGCGACCCGGTGACGGGAGCCACGGTGAGCCGCACGGGCTACTTCACCATGCGCGCCACGCGCGTGGGCGACGACACCACGCTCGCCGGCATCATCCGCCTCGTGGACGAGGCCACCAGCTCCAAGGCGCCCATCGAGAAGATAGCCGACCGCATCAGCGGCGTGTTCGTGCCCGTGGTCATCGTCATCGCGCTGGCCGCGTTCGCCGTATGGATGGTGCTGGGAGCGGGGTTGGAGACAGCCCTGTCGCACGCCATCTCGGTGCTCGTGATATCGTGTCCCTGCGCGCTGGGGCTCGCCACGCCCACGGCCATCATGGTGGGCACCGGCCGCGGCGCGAAGAGCGGCATCCTGGTGAAGTCAGCCGAGGCGCTGGAGGGCGCCCACGACGTGCGCACCGTCGTGCTCGACAAGACCGGCACCGTGACCGAGGGCGCCCCGAGCGTGACCGACGTGATAACCGCGCCCGGCGTGCCCGAGGGACGCCTGCTGGCGACGGCGCTGGCCGTGGAGCATCTGAGCGAGCACCCGCTCGCCCGCGCCGTGTGCGGCTTCGCGCAGGCACGCGGGACGGCGGCGGACGCCCGCATCGAGGGCTTCATGCAGGTGCCCGGCGAGGGCCTTTCCGCCACCGTGGACGGCGCGGCCGTGCTGGCCGGCAACCTGCGCATGATGGAGGCGCGCGGCGTGGACGCAGGCGAGATGGGCGCGCGGGCGCGGCGCTTGGCCGACGACGGCAAGACGCCGCTGTTCTTCGCTGCGGACGGCAGGCTGCTGGGCGTGATCGCCGTGGCCGACACGGTGAAGCCCACGAGCCGCGCCGCCGTGGCCGAGCTTTCGGCCATGGGCATCCGCACCGTGATGCTCACCGGCGACAACGAGCGCACGGCCGCCGCCATCCAGCGCGAGGTGGGCGCGGACGAGGTGATAGCCGGCGTGCTGCCCGAGGGCAAGGAGCGCGAGATCCGCCGCCTGGCCCAGGGCGGACGCGTAGCCATGGTGGGGGACGGCATCAACGACGCGCCCGCGCTCGCCCGCGCCGACATCGGCATCGCCATAGGCGCCGGCACCGACGTTGCCATCGAGAGCGCCGACGTCGTGCTCATGAGAAGCGACCTCATGGACGTGCCGGCGGCCATCCAGCTGTCGCGCGCCACCCTGCGCAACATCAAGCAGAACCTGTTCTGGGCGCTCGTCTACAACGCCGTGTGCATCCCGGTGGCGGCCGGTGCGCTGGCCTTCGCGGGCGTGAACCTGAACCCGATGATCGCCGCGGCTGCCATGTCGTTGAGCTCGGTGTGCGTGGTGTCGAACGCGCTGCGGTTGCGCGGGTGGCAGCCACGGTTCACGGCGGCCGCGCCGCCCGCCGCTCGACCGTCGACGCTCGCAGCGGGCGAGGAGAGCGGTGGTAAGGAAATCGAAGGGGGCGCCGCGGCGCCCGCGGGAAAGGAGATCGTCATGGAAAAGGTACTGCATGTCGAGGGCATGATGTGCCAGCACTGCGTTGCGCGCGTGAAGAAGGCCCTCGAGGCCGTGGACGGCGTAAAAGAGGCCGTCGTGGACCTCGACGCGAAGACCGCCGTCGCGAGGCTCGCGCGCGAGGTGGACGATGCGACCCTGAAGGCCGCCGTGGAGGAGCAGGACTACGAGGTAACGGGCGTGGAGTAA
- a CDS encoding pyridoxal phosphate-dependent aminotransferase — MSNGCDATPGVRAAVTALPEQLLSPPYELRTEMNWIDFSGTANPLGTPPSFIRAMQAALAAGELNYSPDREAHTLRSVLARQHGLPVESFLVGSTVGDMVRAVAQTYQPCTVGVAVPGPVEYALAAGNAGHRVVEIASPAGFVMPDPAAAARHGVSFDAAVLANPGYPTSRLLPLPTLLAYLDACTWVVVDERSIELTLGGESMVGLVKEHRNLVVVRSLCEPYAMPGIPISYCVAHPDTIAQIARFYDSSGVPMFAEVLGELALAEREHLERTREFLDSEIPWMQCMLSLVPGIDIFPAEANYVMCAFDHGPDLNLGVASTEELAARLQLAGFLIRKLQGTPGLANGKYFCVAVRTREDNEKLIAALREIITGC; from the coding sequence ATGTCGAACGGATGCGATGCGACGCCCGGCGTGCGAGCCGCGGTGACCGCCCTGCCCGAGCAGCTGCTCTCCCCTCCCTACGAGTTGCGCACCGAGATGAACTGGATAGACTTCTCGGGAACGGCCAACCCGCTGGGCACGCCCCCCTCGTTCATCCGCGCCATGCAGGCTGCCCTCGCAGCCGGCGAGTTGAACTACTCCCCCGACCGCGAGGCGCACACGCTGCGCAGCGTGCTGGCGCGCCAGCACGGCCTGCCCGTGGAGTCGTTCCTGGTGGGCTCGACCGTCGGCGACATGGTGCGCGCCGTCGCGCAGACCTACCAGCCCTGCACCGTGGGCGTGGCCGTGCCGGGCCCGGTGGAGTACGCGCTGGCGGCAGGCAACGCCGGGCATCGCGTGGTGGAGATCGCAAGCCCCGCCGGCTTCGTCATGCCCGACCCTGCCGCGGCCGCGCGCCACGGCGTGTCGTTCGACGCCGCGGTGCTGGCGAACCCCGGCTACCCCACGAGCCGTCTGCTGCCCCTGCCCACGTTGCTGGCCTACCTGGACGCATGCACCTGGGTCGTGGTGGACGAGCGCTCCATCGAGCTCACGCTCGGCGGCGAGAGCATGGTGGGCCTGGTGAAGGAGCACCGCAACCTCGTGGTGGTGCGCTCGCTCTGCGAGCCGTACGCCATGCCGGGCATCCCCATCAGCTACTGCGTGGCGCACCCCGACACCATCGCGCAGATCGCCCGCTTCTACGACAGCTCGGGGGTGCCCATGTTCGCCGAGGTGCTGGGCGAGCTGGCGCTGGCCGAGCGCGAGCACCTGGAACGCACGCGCGAGTTCCTGGATTCCGAGATCCCGTGGATGCAGTGCATGCTGAGCCTGGTGCCGGGCATCGACATCTTCCCCGCCGAGGCGAACTACGTCATGTGCGCCTTCGACCACGGCCCCGATTTGAACCTGGGCGTGGCGAGCACCGAGGAGCTGGCGGCGCGCCTGCAGCTGGCCGGTTTCCTCATCCGCAAGCTGCAGGGCACGCCGGGGCTCGCCAACGGCAAGTACTTCTGCGTGGCCGTGCGCACCCGCGAGGACAACGAGAAGCTCATCGCCGCCCTGCGCGAGATCATCACGGGGTGCTAG
- a CDS encoding ATP-binding protein, with amino-acid sequence MIRTIVEIDEVACNGCGLCVDACHEGAIGLVGGKARLLRDDYCDGLGDCLPACPAGAISFVQREAEPYDEQAVLAAKGAAPGASAASLEHAGEAPEPVAATRHAGGCPGSLSRFFAAEDSSAVSAGADASADADALGAPPKSRLAQWPVEIKLVPTQAPYFAGAHVLVAADCTAFAHADFHRRFMDGKTTVIGCPKLDAVDYTGKLAEIFASNDVASVTVARMEVPCCGGLEQAARTALARSGKDVPFAVATISTRGELL; translated from the coding sequence ATGATCCGTACGATCGTGGAGATAGACGAGGTTGCCTGCAACGGATGCGGGCTGTGCGTAGACGCATGCCATGAGGGGGCGATAGGGCTGGTGGGCGGCAAGGCGAGGCTCCTGCGCGACGATTACTGCGACGGGCTGGGCGACTGCCTGCCGGCATGCCCGGCCGGGGCCATCTCGTTCGTGCAGCGCGAGGCGGAACCCTACGACGAGCAGGCGGTGCTCGCGGCGAAGGGGGCGGCGCCAGGAGCCTCTGCCGCGTCGCTGGAGCATGCGGGCGAGGCGCCCGAGCCTGTCGCAGCGACGCGGCACGCGGGCGGCTGCCCGGGATCGCTCTCGAGGTTCTTCGCGGCGGAGGATTCGTCTGCCGTGTCGGCGGGGGCCGACGCTTCCGCCGATGCCGACGCCCTCGGCGCTCCGCCGAAGTCACGGTTGGCGCAGTGGCCGGTGGAGATCAAGCTCGTGCCCACGCAGGCGCCGTATTTCGCGGGCGCGCACGTGCTCGTGGCAGCCGACTGCACGGCGTTCGCCCATGCGGACTTCCATCGCCGTTTCATGGACGGCAAGACTACGGTCATCGGCTGTCCCAAGCTCGACGCGGTCGACTACACGGGCAAGCTGGCCGAGATATTCGCCTCCAACGACGTGGCCTCGGTCACGGTCGCGCGCATGGAGGTTCCCTGCTGCGGCGGGCTCGAGCAGGCGGCCCGGACGGCGCTCGCGCGCAGCGGAAAGGACGTGCCTTTCGCGGTGGCCACGATATCGACGCGCGGCGAGCTGCTCTAG
- a CDS encoding DegV family protein yields MDFEIVTDSSSNLVEEMIDDFGLHVLPLTFMVDGEEYQSYLKGQHTDLKQFYTMMREGKVITTSLPNLAESEALMRGLLEQGRDILYLGFSSGLSGTFEATELLMRDLAAEFPERTLCAVDTLAASGGEGLLVWHAVQRARAGASIGEVRDWVEENKLHLAHWFTVDDLMFLFRGGRVSKTAAWAGTMLNIKPVMHVDDEGHLIPLEKVRGRKKSLNALVDHMEKSAVQPIDQQMVFITHGDCLEEAEYVADQVKERFGVKEVVINYVDPVIGAHSGPGTMALFFLADKR; encoded by the coding sequence ATGGATTTTGAGATCGTCACCGATTCAAGCAGCAACCTCGTCGAGGAGATGATCGACGACTTCGGCCTGCACGTCCTGCCCCTCACCTTCATGGTGGACGGCGAGGAGTACCAGAGCTACCTCAAGGGCCAGCACACCGACCTCAAGCAGTTCTACACCATGATGCGCGAGGGCAAGGTCATCACCACGTCGCTGCCGAACCTGGCCGAGTCCGAGGCGCTCATGCGCGGCCTCCTGGAGCAAGGGCGCGACATCCTGTACCTGGGTTTCTCGAGCGGCCTTTCCGGGACGTTCGAGGCCACCGAGCTCCTGATGCGCGACCTGGCGGCGGAGTTCCCGGAGCGCACGCTGTGCGCGGTGGACACGCTGGCGGCTTCCGGCGGCGAGGGCCTGCTCGTGTGGCATGCCGTGCAGCGCGCCCGCGCCGGCGCCTCCATCGGGGAGGTGCGCGACTGGGTGGAGGAGAACAAGCTGCACCTGGCCCACTGGTTCACCGTGGACGACCTCATGTTCCTGTTCCGCGGCGGGCGCGTGTCGAAGACGGCGGCCTGGGCGGGCACCATGCTCAACATCAAGCCGGTCATGCACGTGGACGACGAAGGGCATCTCATCCCGCTCGAGAAGGTGCGCGGCCGCAAGAAGTCGCTGAACGCGCTCGTGGACCACATGGAGAAGAGCGCCGTCCAGCCCATCGACCAGCAGATGGTGTTCATCACGCACGGCGACTGCCTGGAAGAGGCCGAGTACGTGGCCGACCAGGTGAAGGAGCGCTTCGGCGTGAAGGAAGTGGTCATCAACTACGTCGACCCCGTCATCGGCGCCCATTCCGGCCCGGGCACGATGGCCCTGTTCTTCCTGGCCGACAAGCGCTAG
- a CDS encoding metal-sensing transcriptional repressor, with translation MAQGGPLVDGNTGTAGKPKAAESGSRDGTACPCRHKDTPRSEELQADLQKRLNRVIGQLGGVKAMLDDNRYCGDVLVQLAAAESAVRSISSRLLQNHLETCVVEQIQRGNVEVVDEVMQLMRKFSR, from the coding sequence ATGGCGCAAGGCGGCCCGTTGGTGGACGGAAATACGGGGACGGCCGGCAAACCGAAGGCGGCGGAGAGCGGCTCACGCGACGGGACGGCCTGCCCATGCCGTCACAAGGACACGCCCCGCAGCGAGGAGCTGCAGGCCGACCTGCAAAAACGCCTCAACCGGGTGATCGGGCAGCTGGGCGGGGTGAAGGCCATGCTCGACGACAACCGCTACTGCGGCGACGTGCTCGTGCAGCTGGCCGCGGCCGAGAGCGCCGTGCGCAGCATTTCGAGCAGGCTTCTGCAGAACCACCTGGAGACGTGCGTGGTCGAGCAGATACAGCGCGGCAACGTGGAGGTAGTCGACGAGGTCATGCAGCTCATGAGGAAGTTCTCGCGCTGA